A genomic stretch from Solanum stenotomum isolate F172 chromosome 8, ASM1918654v1, whole genome shotgun sequence includes:
- the LOC125874098 gene encoding LL-diaminopimelate aminotransferase, chloroplastic, translating into MAAIQQSLSTSISSSASTFLGQNKLRFRNQNVSMPGKTSGIVRCVATPSTEKTSYKTQVSRNENLAKLQAGYLFPEIARRRSAHMLKHPDAQIISLGIGDTTEPIPEVITSAMAKRAHELSTLNGYSGYGAEQGEKQLRASIASTYYANVGLEEDEIFVSDGAKSDISRLQVLFGSNVSMAVQDPSYPAYVDSSVIMGQTGQFQKDVEKYGNIAYMRCTPENGFFPDLSSVPRTDIIFFCSPNNPTGSVASREQLTKLVQFAKDNGSIIVYDSAYAMYICDDSPKSIFEIPGAKEVAIEVSSFSKYAGFTGVRLGWTAIPKALLYSDGFPVAKDFNRIVCTSFNGASNIAQAGGLACLSPDGFKAMMDVVGYYKENTQIIMDTFNSLGYKVYGGKNAPYVWVHFPGRSSWEVFSEILEKTHVVTTPGSGFGPGGEGFVRVSAFGHRENVIEACRRFKELYK; encoded by the exons ATGGCAGCTATTCAGCAAAGTCTTTCTACTTCAATCTCTTCATCCGCCTCTACTTTTCTGGGTCAGAACAAACTCCGTTTCAG GAATCAGAATGTGTCAATGCCAGGCAAAACCAGTGGTATTGTCAGATGTGTTGCAACACCCTCTACGGAGAAAACTT CTTACAAGACACAGGTCTCCCGCAATGAAAACTTAGCGAAGCTTCAAGCTGGTTATCTGTTTCCTGAG ATCGCAAGAAGGAGATCTGCACACATGTTGAAACATCCTGATGCTCAAATTATAAGCCTTGGAATTGGTGACACTACTGAGCCCATTCCTGAAGTCATAACTTCTGCCATGGCAAAG AGAGCACATGAACTGTCAACATTAAATGGTTACAGTGGTTATGGTGCTGAGCAAGGAGAAAAA CAACTTAGAGCCTCCATTGCTTCTACCTATTATGCCAATGTTGGACTAGAAGAAGATGAGATCTTCGTTTCTGATGGTGCCAAAAGTGATATATCTCGACTTCAG GTTCTTTTTGGGTCTAATGTGAGTATGGCTGTGCAAGATCCATCATATCCG GCTTATGTGGACTCGAGTGTTATTATGGGTCAAACTGGTCAGTTTCAGAAGGATGTGGAGAAGTATGGGAATATTGCATACATGAGATGTACTCCAGAAAATGGGTTCTTTCCTGATTTATCCAGTGTTCCTCGGACAGACATTATATTTTTCTGTTCGCCTAATAATCCAACTGGTTCGGTGGCATCTAGGGAGCAACTGACTAAATTGGTGCAATTTGCTAAAGACAATGGCTCAATCATTGTTTATGATTCTGCATAtgctatgtatatatgtgatgACAGTCCAAAGTCCATCTTTGAGATTCCTGGAGCCAAAGAG GTTGCCATTGAGGTTTCATCATTTTCAAAGTATGCTGGGTTCACTGGAGTTCGTTTAGGGTGGACTGCCATTCCCAAAGCACTCCTATATTCTGATGGATTTCCTGTAGCGAAAGACTTCAATCGTATTGTTTGTACAAGCTTCAATGGTGCATCCAACATTGCTCAAGCTGGTGGTCTGGCTTGCCTTTCACCTGATGGTTTCAAG GCCATGATGGACGTGGTTGGTTACTATAAAGAGAACACACAAATCATAATGGACACATTTAACTCGCTAGGTTACAAGGTGTATGGAGGTAAAAATGCACCCTACGTATGGGTACACTTCCCTGGACGAAGCTCATGGGAGGTTTTCAGCGAGATACTTGAGAAGACTCATGTCGTTACTACTCCAGGCAGTGGTTTCGGACCTGGTGGTGAAGGTTTTGTGAGAGTAAGTGCTTTTGGGCACAGGGAAAACGTCATAGAAGCTTGCAGAAGATTCAAGGAATTGTACAAGTGA
- the LOC125874102 gene encoding tetrapyrrole-binding protein, chloroplastic, with the protein MATNSFNSIHTLRRRHSIDCPCPFSSSSSFFLKPITKNPSSFSNHNLITFSVSSTTPTTTTTTTTTPTTPFDTLEQHLISQNFREADEETRRLLIVLAGEAAVKRGYVFFSEVQFISESDLKEIDSLWRKYSDGKFGYSVQKKIWNTKVNRDFTNFFIKVRWMKKLESEEVDQYNYRAFPNEFIWELNDETPEGHLPLTNALRGTQLLKSIFTHPAFVEEGDEEEEKEDSSSINSGGDKGNAKKGGLFGGLRSKLFSKPDYSF; encoded by the coding sequence ATGGCAACAAATTCATTCAACTCCATTCATACACTAAGAAGAAGGCATTCTATAGATTGCCCTTGCcctttttcttcctcttcttcttttttccttaaGCCAATTACCAAAAACCCCTCCTCATTCTCCAATCATAACCTCATAACTTTCTCTGTTTCCTCAACTACCCCTACCACCACCactaccaccaccaccacccctACCACTCCCTTCGATACTCTCGAACAGCacttaatttctcaaaatttccGGGAAGCAGACGAGGAAACTCGCCGTTTACTCATCGTTTTAGCCGGAGAAGCAGCGGTTAAACGAGGATACGTTTTCTTCTCCGAAGTTCAGTTCATTTCCGAATCTGACCTAAAGGAAATCGATTCGCTATGGAGAAAATACAGCGACGGCAAATTCGGTTACAGTGTTCAGAAGAAGATATGGAATACGAAAGTGAACAGAGATTTCACGAATTTCTTCATCAAAGTTCGGTGGATGAAGAAATTGGAGTCCGAAGAAGTGGATCAGTACAATTACAGGGCTTTTCCGAATGAATTTATTTGGGAATTGAACGACGAAACACCGGAAGGACATTTGCCATTAACGAATGCTCTGAGAGGAACTCAATTGCTGAAGAGCATTTTTACTCATCCAGCTTTTGTTGAAGAaggagatgaagaagaagagaaggaagatAGTAGTAGTATTAATTCTGGGGGAGATAAAGGGAATGCTAAAAAAGGGGGTTTATTTGGAGGTTTAAGGAGTAAACTATTTAGTAAACCAGATTAcagtttttaa
- the LOC125874108 gene encoding Golgi apparatus membrane protein-like protein ECHIDNA, with protein MDLNPPAGEDYAHPQICFFHVLFKAAALAFYILSALFVDSFVIIFVITVLLAALDFWVVKNVSGRILVGLRWWNEIDDNGESVWRFECLDQESMARMNKKDSWLFWWTLYLTAVAWFFLAIFSLIRFQADYLLVVGVCLTLGVANIVGFTRCRKDAKKQLQAFATQTLTSRFSSTLQSAFSVV; from the exons ATGGATCTTAACCCA CCTGCAGGGGAGGACTATGCACACCCACAGATATGTTTTTTCCATGTGCTCTTCAAG GCAGCAGCATTAGCGTTTTATATTCTGTCAGCTTTATTTGTTGATAGTTTTGTTATCATCTTTGTGATAACTGTTCTTTTAGCTGCTCTTGACTTTTGGGTGGTTAAGAACGTCAGTGGACGTATTCTTGTGGGTTTAAGGTGGTGGAATGAAATAGATGACAATGGCGAGAGTGTGTGGAGATTTGAGTGCCTTGATCAAGAG TCAATGGCTCGCATGAACAAGAAGGATTCCTGGCTGTTTTGGTGGACTTTGTACCTAACA GCTGTTGCTTGGTTCTTTCTCGCAATATTCTCCCTCATTAGGTTCCAAGCTGATTATCTTCTCGTTGTTGGAGTTTGCTTGACTCTCGGTGTCGCAAATATTGTTGGTTTCACTAGATGCCGTAAAG ATGCTAAGAAGCAGCTTCAAGCATTTGCAACCCAGACTCTCACTTCTCGGTTCTCCTCTACTCTACAGTCGGCATTTAGTGTTGTTTGA